In a single window of the Allobranchiibius huperziae genome:
- a CDS encoding molybdenum cofactor biosynthesis protein MoaE, whose product MDHDARVRLAHLRDAPLSVDEVLRAVQDPEAGGVGLFVGQVRAHDHAQPVVRLDYTAHPTAEQTLHDVVRSVLTDEITAAAAVHRTGELVVGDLAVVVAVSAAHRQAALRVCAELIDVLKTTVPIWKHQVFADGTDEWVGL is encoded by the coding sequence GTGGATCACGACGCACGGGTGCGTCTCGCGCACCTGCGGGACGCGCCGCTGTCGGTCGACGAGGTGCTCCGGGCCGTGCAGGATCCGGAGGCCGGCGGGGTCGGCCTCTTCGTCGGGCAGGTGCGCGCTCACGACCACGCCCAGCCCGTCGTACGGCTGGACTACACCGCGCACCCGACCGCTGAGCAGACCCTGCACGACGTCGTCCGCAGCGTGCTCACCGACGAGATCACCGCCGCCGCGGCCGTGCATCGCACCGGCGAGCTCGTCGTGGGCGACCTCGCGGTGGTGGTGGCCGTGAGCGCCGCGCACCGGCAGGCGGCGCTGCGGGTGTGCGCCGAGTTGATCGACGTCCTCAAGACCACGGTCCCGATCTGGAAGCATCAGGTCTTCGCCGACGGCACGGATGAATGGGTGGGTTTGTGA
- a CDS encoding PDZ domain-containing protein yields the protein MTTSYDARDAGRAGNARLGGLRPRTVVWLVFAVVVVLAVAALNLIHVPVAILRPGPAQNTLGAVDGKPVISISGHPTYPTSGSLDFTTVSLAGGPQYPVSVWEWATAHLNSNAQIVPADEYFPKNVTSKQVEQQDTTDMADSQQTAQVVALRQAGIEVPETVSVGMVSPGSPAAKYLKVSDVVRSINGTALVRLTTARAVLDKISPGSTVTLQVTRAGKPLTLRIKTEKNTQGSGSLLGFYPVPDYTLPFKVDVNAGDVGGPSAGNMFTLAIYDKLTPGSLTGGKRFAGTGTISEDGSVGPIGGIRQKMVGAHDSGAKYFLAPASDCNEAHGHIPSGLTVIRISSFAQAVAAVEKVASGQGAGLPSC from the coding sequence GTGACGACTTCCTATGACGCTCGCGATGCGGGACGTGCAGGCAACGCGCGTCTGGGCGGACTGCGCCCCCGCACCGTGGTGTGGCTGGTGTTCGCTGTCGTGGTGGTGCTCGCGGTGGCGGCTCTCAACCTGATCCACGTGCCGGTCGCGATCCTGCGGCCGGGCCCGGCGCAGAACACCCTCGGCGCCGTCGACGGCAAGCCGGTGATCTCCATCTCGGGGCATCCGACCTACCCGACGTCCGGCTCGCTGGACTTCACCACCGTGTCGCTGGCCGGCGGCCCGCAGTACCCCGTCAGCGTGTGGGAGTGGGCGACCGCGCACCTCAACAGCAACGCGCAGATCGTGCCCGCCGACGAGTACTTCCCCAAGAACGTCACGAGCAAGCAGGTGGAGCAGCAGGACACCACCGACATGGCCGACTCCCAGCAGACCGCACAGGTGGTGGCGCTGCGCCAGGCCGGTATCGAGGTGCCCGAGACCGTGTCGGTCGGCATGGTGAGCCCGGGCTCGCCGGCGGCGAAGTACCTCAAGGTGAGCGACGTCGTACGCAGCATCAACGGCACCGCGCTCGTCCGTCTGACGACCGCGCGTGCGGTCCTGGACAAGATCAGCCCGGGCAGCACGGTCACCCTGCAGGTCACCCGCGCGGGCAAGCCGCTCACCCTGCGGATCAAGACCGAGAAGAACACCCAGGGGTCGGGGTCGCTGCTGGGGTTCTACCCGGTGCCCGACTACACGCTGCCCTTCAAGGTCGACGTCAACGCCGGCGACGTCGGCGGACCGTCGGCGGGCAACATGTTCACCCTCGCGATCTACGACAAGCTCACGCCCGGGTCCCTCACCGGAGGCAAGAGATTCGCCGGCACCGGCACCATCTCCGAGGACGGCAGCGTCGGACCGATCGGCGGCATCCGGCAGAAGATGGTGGGCGCCCACGACTCGGGAGCGAAGTACTTCCTCGCGCCGGCCTCGGACTGCAACGAGGCCCACGGGCACATCCCGTCGGGTCTGACCGTCATCAGGATCTCGAGCTTCGCGCAGGCTGTCGCAGCGGTGGAGAAGGTCGCGTCCGGGCAGGGCGCGGGCCTGCCGTCCTGCTGA
- a CDS encoding PPA1309 family protein has product MPSTPETILPPLVECAVDTERHVAAAGWDQAPRLFAIARNAGLLAREPALAAQLGAAAADGLSTIEQEGLAPTSSLESMLGRLAWPPEVDGVALAVERLVVPPDAENDLPTDAEKAAEALAAHPDRQDVRLLVAVLRDGASVCLLRQRAHDADDKVAIGQDIAPGLVEALRATLTA; this is encoded by the coding sequence AGCACTCCCGAGACGATCCTGCCTCCCCTCGTCGAGTGCGCGGTCGACACCGAACGCCATGTCGCCGCCGCCGGCTGGGACCAGGCGCCGCGCCTCTTCGCGATCGCGCGCAACGCCGGGCTGCTGGCCCGGGAGCCGGCGCTCGCCGCGCAGCTCGGTGCCGCCGCCGCGGACGGCCTCAGCACCATCGAGCAGGAGGGCCTGGCGCCGACGTCGTCCCTGGAGTCGATGCTCGGCCGGCTCGCGTGGCCGCCGGAGGTCGACGGGGTCGCCCTCGCCGTGGAGCGCCTCGTGGTGCCGCCCGACGCGGAGAACGACCTGCCCACCGATGCGGAGAAGGCAGCCGAGGCCCTGGCCGCGCACCCGGACCGCCAGGACGTCCGACTGCTCGTGGCGGTGCTGCGCGACGGTGCCTCGGTCTGCCTGCTGCGGCAGCGGGCGCACGACGCCGACGACAAGGTCGCCATCGGTCAGGACATCGCCCCCGGGCTGGTCGAGGCGCTGCGGGCCACGCTCACGGCCTGA